From Xanthocytophaga agilis, one genomic window encodes:
- a CDS encoding response regulator transcription factor — translation MNYKILLIDPESSVTEFFRSILPTHLYTIKSVSNQSALEKKIQKWQPDLIILGDASDTSFELLTSISTNPTTSSIFLVMLVEQACKEKEADAFDKGADAFWIKPLPKQATLKRTEALLKRKTRLTSLEELQIGEILISKDAFTVKKSTQIIDLTQMEVSILWFLATHPNQVFSRQEIATYLSSDKTTTDNRSIDVHILSLRQKIGAEYIVTRRKRGYLFKL, via the coding sequence ATGAACTATAAGATACTCCTTATTGATCCAGAATCATCTGTAACCGAGTTTTTTCGCTCTATACTTCCTACACATCTGTATACTATCAAAAGTGTGAGCAATCAATCAGCATTGGAAAAAAAAATCCAAAAATGGCAACCCGATCTGATTATACTAGGAGATGCGTCTGATACCTCATTTGAACTGTTAACCAGCATAAGTACAAATCCAACAACATCTTCTATTTTTCTTGTCATGCTTGTTGAACAAGCATGTAAAGAAAAAGAAGCGGATGCATTTGATAAAGGAGCTGATGCTTTCTGGATAAAGCCTTTGCCTAAGCAAGCAACCCTGAAACGAACTGAAGCTCTACTCAAGCGAAAGACCCGGTTGACTTCGCTGGAAGAACTACAAATTGGGGAAATACTTATTAGTAAGGATGCCTTTACTGTAAAAAAATCCACTCAGATTATAGACTTAACCCAAATGGAGGTCTCTATTTTGTGGTTTTTGGCAACTCATCCTAATCAGGTATTCTCCCGCCAGGAAATTGCCACATATCTGTCAAGTGATAAAACTACTACTGACAACAGAAGTATTGATGTACACATTCTGTCTCTACGACAAAAAATAGGAGCTGAGTATATTGTTACCAGACGAAAACGCGGGTATCTGTTTAAACTCTAA
- a CDS encoding PAS domain-containing protein: MEGYMQSEEKAAKPASLEEATQLIAHLQRKQHELQSQIEQHQFGLANVAAMVEYENTNIGSEVDKSGQNRPFGLEFFQSIIDSSLDVIQVLEAVRDLEGKIVDFRWILNNNKAKAQNGEVIGKSLLTQNPGVVTTGIFDKMVQVMETGQPYEQEIYYPYEQFNSWFYQALVRQGDGILMTTRDITVQKKAEQEMLQLKDTLAQKATDKYLSLFNSIDEGFCIIEVLFDTNQVPFDWRFLEVNPAFEKNNGLHNAAGKTILELTPDIEQKWFHIYGRVAQTGEPLRFEESSVALGRWFNLYAFRVGDPQENHVAVIFTDITSQKKAEGALRKSEEQFRLFVTASSDIVYKISADWKQMHFLTGKNTLSNTDVATTNWIETYIHPDDQPYIQTVITQAIDTKSMFELEHRVILANGKVGWTFSRAIPMLDEEGKISEWLGTTSDITIRKQAEEQLKHFTSQLEQEVEKRTKELRESKNLLQSVFDTNLMGMSLMNAIRNENGAIEDFQIMLVNQKTMNETGRTDLVGSRFTEQYPGIKQIGLFDLMLRVMETGYAERMEYYYPYEGFNKWYSCQFVKLDDGLVATNLDITSRKLAELEKVKQYQILHQAEEVARMGSWEYDAANEKLIWSEGMYRLFGLPVGSAVCPETYMNFVWEEDRFVAERLIHNLRRQPKSLEETLRIVVNNKPITLKIKAVLLQNTDEQPIKMLGVDIDISELKQLEDENIKIRIEQQNQLLLAILEAQEEERRRISESIHNGVGQILYATKLNLNQLELYLQSEDKPMIQKSLQATESMLADAIAETRRASHELVPILLKEFGLEKAIGDFCRRFSKSGIKLSCHSLPERLPTHLETAIYRISQELVNNIVKHSGATRARIEITRDDKYIYVEGQDNGTGMTMSLSGKGIGLKTIQDRVQLLEGKLEIESTPEKGTLITIILPLRKIV, encoded by the coding sequence AGCGTCTTTAGAGGAAGCCACACAGCTTATTGCACATTTACAAAGAAAGCAGCATGAATTACAAAGTCAAATTGAGCAACATCAATTCGGGTTGGCAAATGTAGCAGCTATGGTTGAATACGAAAATACAAATATCGGAAGTGAAGTAGATAAAAGCGGACAGAATAGGCCATTCGGTCTGGAGTTTTTTCAATCCATCATAGATAGTTCACTGGATGTCATTCAGGTATTGGAAGCTGTAAGAGATCTCGAAGGTAAAATTGTGGACTTCCGATGGATATTAAATAATAACAAAGCGAAAGCCCAGAATGGTGAAGTAATAGGAAAAAGCCTGCTTACACAAAATCCTGGCGTTGTAACTACGGGAATCTTTGATAAAATGGTGCAGGTAATGGAAACTGGTCAACCCTATGAACAGGAAATATACTATCCCTATGAGCAGTTTAATAGTTGGTTCTATCAGGCACTTGTTCGACAAGGTGATGGTATATTGATGACTACACGGGATATTACTGTGCAGAAAAAGGCGGAACAGGAAATGCTACAGTTAAAAGATACCCTCGCTCAAAAAGCCACTGACAAATATCTTTCACTCTTCAATTCCATTGATGAAGGGTTTTGCATCATTGAGGTGCTGTTTGACACAAACCAAGTTCCGTTTGACTGGAGGTTTCTTGAGGTTAACCCAGCCTTCGAAAAAAATAATGGTCTACACAATGCTGCTGGTAAAACAATTCTGGAATTAACACCAGACATTGAACAAAAATGGTTTCATATTTATGGACGCGTTGCTCAGACAGGTGAACCTTTGCGCTTTGAGGAAAGTTCTGTTGCACTTGGCCGCTGGTTTAACCTCTATGCATTTCGAGTTGGAGATCCACAAGAAAATCATGTTGCTGTTATTTTCACCGATATCACCAGTCAGAAAAAAGCCGAGGGTGCCTTGCGAAAAAGTGAAGAGCAATTTCGCCTGTTTGTAACTGCCAGTTCAGATATAGTTTACAAAATAAGTGCAGACTGGAAACAAATGCATTTTCTAACTGGTAAAAATACTCTCTCTAATACAGATGTCGCTACTACTAACTGGATAGAGACGTATATTCATCCTGATGATCAACCTTACATACAGACAGTTATTACGCAGGCTATTGATACTAAAAGCATGTTTGAACTGGAACACAGAGTAATTCTGGCTAATGGCAAAGTAGGCTGGACTTTCTCCAGAGCCATTCCTATGCTGGATGAAGAAGGTAAGATAAGTGAGTGGCTAGGAACTACCAGTGATATCACCATTCGCAAGCAGGCTGAAGAACAACTAAAACACTTTACTAGTCAACTGGAACAGGAGGTAGAGAAACGTACGAAAGAACTAAGAGAAAGTAAAAATCTGTTGCAATCCGTATTTGATACCAATCTGATGGGAATGTCCTTAATGAATGCAATACGCAATGAAAATGGAGCAATCGAAGACTTTCAGATTATGCTGGTCAATCAAAAAACCATGAATGAAACGGGGAGAACTGATTTAGTCGGTAGTCGATTTACCGAACAATATCCCGGTATAAAACAGATAGGTCTCTTCGATCTGATGCTTCGGGTAATGGAAACCGGATATGCAGAAAGGATGGAATATTATTATCCATACGAAGGCTTTAACAAATGGTATTCCTGCCAGTTTGTAAAGCTGGATGATGGACTCGTTGCTACGAATTTGGATATTACCAGTCGTAAACTAGCAGAACTAGAGAAGGTTAAACAATATCAGATTTTACATCAGGCCGAAGAGGTAGCTCGTATGGGTAGCTGGGAATATGATGCTGCCAATGAAAAGCTTATCTGGTCAGAGGGTATGTATCGTTTGTTTGGGTTACCCGTTGGTAGTGCGGTATGCCCCGAAACCTATATGAACTTTGTCTGGGAAGAAGATCGTTTCGTAGCTGAAAGGCTCATTCATAATCTGCGTCGTCAACCAAAGTCGCTGGAAGAGACATTGCGGATTGTGGTTAACAACAAACCTATTACGTTAAAAATTAAAGCAGTCTTACTTCAAAATACAGACGAACAGCCTATAAAGATGTTGGGAGTAGATATAGACATCAGTGAATTAAAACAGTTGGAAGACGAAAACATCAAAATACGAATAGAACAACAGAACCAACTTCTTTTAGCCATTCTAGAGGCCCAGGAAGAAGAACGCAGACGCATCTCAGAATCTATTCACAATGGAGTAGGCCAGATTCTATATGCCACCAAGCTCAATCTGAACCAACTTGAACTATATCTCCAATCTGAGGATAAACCGATGATTCAAAAGTCCCTTCAAGCTACAGAATCCATGCTTGCCGATGCTATCGCAGAAACCCGCAGAGCTTCTCATGAACTAGTTCCTATTCTACTCAAAGAATTTGGATTGGAAAAGGCCATTGGAGACTTTTGCAGACGTTTTTCGAAGAGTGGTATAAAACTGTCCTGTCATTCATTACCCGAAAGATTACCTACTCATCTGGAAACAGCTATTTATCGCATTTCTCAAGAGTTAGTCAACAATATTGTGAAACATTCCGGTGCAACCCGTGCCCGTATAGAAATTACCCGTGATGACAAGTATATCTATGTGGAAGGACAGGACAATGGTACAGGCATGACAATGAGCTTGTCTGGCAAAGGGATTGGACTAAAAACCATTCAGGATAGAGTACAACTGCTGGAAGGTAAACTGGAAATAGAATCTACTCCCGAAAAAGGCACATTGATTACCATTATCTTACCACTGCGCAAAATAGTATAA
- a CDS encoding cold shock domain-containing protein: MQSGTVKFFNEAKGFGFIKSNTSGEEVFVHVTGLIDQIKENDKVTFEVKQGKKGLNAVNVKLA; the protein is encoded by the coding sequence ATGCAATCTGGTACAGTAAAATTTTTTAACGAAGCCAAAGGATTCGGTTTCATTAAGTCTAACACATCTGGTGAAGAAGTGTTTGTTCATGTCACTGGTTTGATTGATCAAATCAAAGAAAATGACAAAGTTACCTTTGAGGTAAAACAAGGTAAAAAAGGTCTGAATGCGGTTAATGTCAAATTAGCCTGA
- a CDS encoding methyl-accepting chemotaxis protein — MQLSKLTIRARLIIAFSLLVALSGVIFYIGNNSSNTLNNQLNSIVEVNAKRMLLASQVTEDLQFISKREKEACLSITQERGKQLMEEVDSRKKEMDSRLEEIKGLADEEGQEIIEELIAKKEAYIKTMNQVLYLGITINTDSSNAEAYKLINTVSDEQFLAVRDLGYKLVKKNQKELAKIAADTDVLYDSGKNNMIIMLVISVLIAAIVSYWIITSISKSLTQARAAISAVANGDLTITIDNTSQDEVGELLNYLKSMITKLKEVISSVTTAADNIAAASQQMSASSQQMSEGASEQAAASEEVSSSMEQMAANIQQNTDNAQQTEKIALKASEDIRDGSQTVNQTVQSMKQIADKISIIGEIARQTNLLALNAAVEAARAGEYGKGFAVVAAEVRKLAERSQLAATEIDVLSKSSVEIADQSGRVLERIVPDIQKTSRLVQEISASSLEQNAGAEQVNTAIQQLSQIIQSNAANAEEIASSAEELFAQADQLRDIVAFFRIEHILDRNTGSQSRQKANTSSYSAQNSYRNTSSVWGMKKRQTVKPKSNGVTLEMQGEVSDADYEHY, encoded by the coding sequence AACCAGCTTAATTCGATTGTTGAAGTCAATGCTAAACGGATGCTGCTAGCCAGTCAGGTAACGGAAGACCTTCAGTTTATCAGTAAACGGGAAAAGGAAGCCTGTTTATCTATTACCCAGGAAAGAGGCAAACAGTTAATGGAAGAGGTGGATAGCCGTAAAAAGGAGATGGATTCTCGTCTGGAAGAGATTAAAGGGCTGGCTGATGAGGAAGGGCAAGAGATAATAGAAGAATTAATTGCAAAAAAAGAAGCCTATATAAAAACAATGAATCAGGTACTCTATCTGGGCATTACAATCAATACTGACTCAAGCAATGCAGAAGCCTATAAATTGATAAATACTGTTTCTGATGAACAGTTTCTGGCTGTCAGAGATCTGGGCTATAAGCTGGTAAAGAAAAACCAGAAGGAACTGGCTAAAATAGCAGCAGATACGGATGTATTGTATGATTCAGGAAAAAACAATATGATCATTATGCTTGTCATTAGTGTACTCATTGCGGCTATCGTTTCCTACTGGATTATTACCTCTATTTCCAAGTCGCTGACTCAGGCAAGAGCGGCAATCAGTGCGGTTGCCAATGGAGATCTGACCATCACTATTGACAATACAAGTCAGGATGAGGTAGGTGAATTATTAAACTATCTAAAATCAATGATTACCAAATTGAAAGAAGTCATCTCATCAGTTACTACTGCGGCTGACAATATTGCTGCGGCTAGTCAGCAAATGAGTGCCTCGTCACAACAAATGTCTGAAGGGGCTTCCGAGCAGGCTGCTGCTTCGGAGGAAGTATCCTCATCTATGGAACAGATGGCTGCCAACATACAACAAAATACCGATAATGCTCAGCAGACTGAAAAAATAGCTCTCAAAGCCTCTGAAGATATACGTGATGGGAGTCAAACTGTCAATCAGACGGTGCAGTCAATGAAGCAGATTGCAGATAAGATCTCCATCATCGGCGAAATTGCCCGTCAAACGAATCTGCTTGCACTTAATGCTGCTGTAGAAGCAGCGCGGGCAGGGGAATATGGAAAAGGGTTTGCTGTTGTGGCAGCAGAAGTACGCAAGCTGGCCGAACGCAGTCAGCTGGCAGCCACTGAGATTGATGTATTATCAAAGTCAAGTGTAGAGATTGCAGATCAGTCGGGCAGGGTTCTTGAACGGATCGTTCCTGACATTCAGAAAACATCACGTCTGGTGCAGGAAATTTCGGCCTCCAGCTTAGAACAAAACGCAGGTGCAGAGCAGGTCAACACAGCTATTCAGCAGTTAAGTCAGATCATCCAGTCGAATGCGGCCAATGCAGAAGAAATAGCTTCCAGCGCCGAAGAGTTATTTGCACAGGCGGATCAGCTTCGGGATATAGTTGCTTTTTTCCGTATTGAACATATTCTGGATCGTAACACTGGTTCACAATCCCGGCAAAAAGCAAATACTTCTTCTTACTCAGCTCAGAATAGTTATAGAAATACCAGTTCTGTCTGGGGAATGAAGAAAAGACAGACAGTTAAGCCTAAATCAAATGGAGTGACTCTGGAAATGCAGGGAGAGGTTTCGGATGCTGATTATGAACACTATTAA
- a CDS encoding response regulator: MSSENPFFILIAEDDPDDQDILQILLDTHFPQWHYHIVNNGQLLIDYLTNKTPRQFPVSLVLIDINMPVKDGIETLKSLRTMLEYKYLPVVAFSTSGNKWMEDIFMKAGGNAYLQKPDKMEQMVYILSQLPELIQKTGNK, translated from the coding sequence ATGTCGTCTGAAAATCCTTTTTTTATTCTGATAGCAGAAGATGATCCTGATGATCAGGATATTTTGCAGATACTGTTAGACACTCACTTTCCTCAATGGCATTATCACATTGTCAACAATGGGCAGCTTTTGATTGACTATCTCACAAACAAAACTCCACGGCAATTTCCTGTCTCTCTGGTATTGATTGATATAAACATGCCTGTCAAAGATGGAATAGAAACACTAAAGTCACTCCGTACTATGCTGGAGTACAAGTATCTGCCAGTTGTAGCATTTTCTACCTCAGGTAATAAATGGATGGAAGATATCTTTATGAAGGCCGGAGGAAATGCTTATTTACAGAAACCGGATAAAATGGAACAAATGGTGTATATATTAAGCCAATTGCCTGAACTAATCCAAAAAACAGGTAACAAATAA